The following coding sequences are from one Enterococcus sp. 4G2_DIV0659 window:
- the metF gene encoding methylenetetrahydrofolate reductase [NAD(P)H], translating to MRTDTLFKEKTVFSYEIFPPKRTAPIDTIYHTLDRLKGQQPDFISVTLGAGGAGNNLSTADIAQKIQDEQFLPSVAHLPAVNFSKEEILAILKELKQKKVENILALRGDILPDKEPKKDFAYANDLVAFIHEQGGFNIIGACYPETHGDAASSVEDIKNLKRKVDAGTNQLITQLFFDNQYFYTFKEKCDIANIDVPIQAGIMPVVNKKQIERMVKMSNVTLPLKFLKMMERYEHSPEAIRDAGIAYAINQIVDLVAQGAAGIHLYTMNNPYVAQKIREATRSLFQA from the coding sequence ATGAGAACAGACACGTTATTTAAGGAAAAAACCGTTTTTTCCTATGAAATTTTCCCACCAAAACGAACAGCGCCAATCGATACGATCTATCACACATTGGATCGCTTGAAGGGTCAGCAACCGGATTTTATCAGTGTTACATTGGGAGCAGGCGGCGCTGGAAATAATTTAAGTACAGCGGATATTGCCCAAAAAATCCAAGATGAACAGTTTCTTCCAAGTGTCGCTCATTTACCAGCTGTTAATTTTTCCAAAGAAGAAATTTTGGCAATTTTAAAAGAATTAAAACAAAAGAAGGTTGAAAATATTCTTGCGTTACGAGGAGACATTTTGCCAGATAAAGAACCTAAGAAAGATTTTGCCTACGCGAATGATTTAGTTGCATTTATTCACGAGCAAGGCGGCTTCAATATTATCGGTGCTTGTTATCCTGAAACCCATGGGGATGCAGCTAGTTCAGTAGAGGATATCAAAAATCTAAAACGAAAGGTTGATGCGGGAACCAATCAGCTAATCACCCAACTATTTTTTGACAATCAGTACTTCTACACATTTAAAGAAAAATGTGACATTGCCAATATTGATGTGCCGATTCAAGCTGGAATTATGCCAGTTGTCAACAAAAAACAAATCGAACGGATGGTCAAAATGTCCAATGTGACGTTACCGCTTAAATTTTTAAAAATGATGGAACGCTATGAGCATAGCCCCGAAGCCATTCGGGATGCAGGAATCGCTTATGCAATCAACCAAATCGTGGATCTAGTAGCACAAGGTGCAGCTGGGATTCATTTGTATACAATGAATAATCCTTATGTAGCACAAAAAATTAGAGAAGCAACGAGAAGTCTGTTTCAGGCGTGA
- a CDS encoding pyridoxal phosphate-dependent aminotransferase, with product MDRSTIAKQHQHPAENILMDIATLAKQVPDLLDLSIGDPDLITDESIIESAFTDVKNGHTKYTASGGSQAFIDIVIDFYQKQYGLSFNQTQVRATVGALHGMYLTLQVILDPEDEVIIHEPYFSPYKDQVLLAGGKPVFIPTYEKDDFQINIDVLKSAITDKTKAIIINSPNNPTGAVFSKETFKAIADLAIEHEFYILSDEVYEAFCFYDEFVPMATFAPENTITFSSFSKAFAMTGWRIGYMIAPDYINEAVKLINESITYSAPSPSQQAGIYALHHATALVPPIVSIFKERLEYVAARVEVIPFLSLHPVKGSMYAFINISKTGLTSVPFVEKVLKETNVLMIPGKAFGETTGDDYVRLAATQDIHVLKEAFDRIEKMSF from the coding sequence ATGGATCGTTCAACTATTGCAAAACAGCATCAGCACCCTGCTGAAAATATCTTAATGGACATTGCTACCTTAGCTAAGCAAGTCCCAGATTTATTGGATCTATCCATCGGTGATCCTGATTTGATCACTGATGAAAGCATCATCGAATCAGCATTTACAGATGTAAAAAATGGTCACACAAAATACACGGCATCTGGCGGCAGTCAAGCGTTTATTGACATAGTCATTGACTTTTACCAGAAACAATACGGACTTTCATTTAACCAAACTCAGGTTCGTGCTACAGTAGGTGCTTTACATGGCATGTATTTAACTTTACAAGTGATTCTTGATCCAGAAGATGAAGTTATTATTCATGAACCTTATTTTTCGCCTTACAAGGATCAAGTCCTTTTAGCTGGAGGCAAGCCTGTATTTATCCCAACCTATGAAAAAGACGATTTTCAAATCAATATTGATGTATTAAAATCAGCCATCACAGATAAAACGAAAGCAATTATCATTAATTCACCAAACAATCCAACAGGAGCTGTTTTTTCAAAAGAAACCTTCAAAGCCATTGCCGATTTGGCGATTGAACATGAGTTTTATATTCTTTCTGATGAAGTGTATGAAGCCTTTTGTTTCTACGACGAATTTGTTCCTATGGCGACTTTTGCACCTGAAAATACCATTACGTTTAGTAGTTTTTCCAAAGCCTTTGCCATGACTGGTTGGCGAATAGGTTATATGATTGCTCCTGATTATATCAACGAGGCAGTCAAACTAATCAACGAAAGTATTACCTATTCTGCACCAAGCCCTTCACAGCAGGCAGGAATCTATGCGTTACATCACGCGACAGCCTTAGTGCCGCCTATCGTATCTATTTTTAAAGAACGTTTGGAATATGTTGCTGCACGAGTTGAAGTGATCCCTTTTCTTTCACTCCACCCAGTCAAAGGAAGTATGTATGCTTTTATCAATATTTCTAAAACTGGCTTGACCTCTGTTCCATTTGTGGAAAAAGTCTTGAAAGAAACAAATGTCTTGATGATTCCAGGAAAAGCATTTGGCGAAACAACTGGTGATGACTATGTCCGCTTAGCTGCTACACAAGATATTCATGTATTAAAAGAAGCCTTCGATCGAATTGAGAAGATGAGCTTTTAG
- a CDS encoding amino acid ABC transporter ATP-binding protein has protein sequence MINIKNLHKTFGKNTVLKGIDLDVKAGEVVVIIGPSGSGKSTFLRCLNLLEQPTDGTIEFEGKNLLDKETNIDALRQKMGMVFQNFNLFPHKTVLDNLTISPIKVKKEAADVAKEKALSLLEQVGLKEKATSYPSSLSGGQQQRVAIARALAMNPDVMLFDEPTSALDPEMVGEVLAVMKALAVEGMTMVVVTHEMGFAREVADRVIFMDAGIIQEEGTPEEIFGQPKNPRTQDFLRKVL, from the coding sequence GTGATTAATATTAAAAATTTACACAAAACCTTTGGAAAAAATACGGTCTTAAAAGGCATTGACCTTGATGTAAAAGCAGGTGAAGTAGTTGTAATTATCGGCCCTTCTGGTAGTGGTAAAAGTACTTTTCTTCGTTGTTTAAATTTATTAGAACAACCAACCGATGGAACAATTGAGTTTGAAGGAAAAAATTTATTGGATAAAGAAACGAATATCGATGCTCTTCGTCAAAAAATGGGCATGGTATTCCAAAATTTCAATCTATTCCCTCATAAAACAGTTTTAGATAATCTGACAATCAGCCCCATCAAAGTCAAAAAAGAAGCAGCCGATGTTGCTAAAGAAAAAGCCCTATCATTATTAGAACAAGTTGGGCTAAAGGAGAAAGCCACTAGCTATCCTTCAAGCCTTTCTGGCGGACAACAACAACGGGTGGCAATCGCTCGTGCCTTAGCAATGAATCCTGATGTTATGTTATTCGATGAACCAACTTCTGCCCTTGATCCAGAAATGGTAGGAGAAGTCTTGGCAGTTATGAAAGCTTTAGCAGTTGAAGGGATGACAATGGTGGTTGTTACTCATGAAATGGGCTTTGCTCGTGAAGTTGCCGATCGTGTAATCTTCATGGATGCCGGTATCATTCAAGAAGAAGGCACGCCAGAAGAAATTTTCGGACAACCAAAAAATCCACGAACGCAAGATTTTTTAAGAAAAGTATTGTAA
- a CDS encoding ABC transporter substrate-binding protein/permease, with translation MNICKKTFALIMPFLLVLLTFLPVNTALAEEKDPVYDSIMKRGELIVGLSADYAPYEFHADVDGKDKIVGFDISIAQKIADDLGVKLKIEELGFDALLGALKTGKIDLIISGMAPTPERLQEVNFSHPYMTVKQKVIVRKDDKEKFKSTKDFDGVKVGVQKQTTQEELAKTELVGSIPTSLQKVPDIIMNLKNKKVDAAVLEGPVAEAYVDRDKELTFADVTFEQGEKDAAVAIPKNATILEKKVNASIQTINDNNLLDGYKKEAGKLMFTDDQSFLGKYGKFYISGAGYTIFLAFMGVLFGAILGGLLALMKLSKSKILRGIAIAYIEYVRGTPLLVQIFIVYFGTGVLGLDLSKIAAGCIALSLNSGAYVAEIVRAGINAVNKGQLEAARSLGMNQPQAMRYIILPQAIKNILPALGNEFVTVIKESSVVSVIGVSELIFQAGNVQGASFKPFLPYLVVSLIYFVLTFTISRLLGVAERRMSTSD, from the coding sequence ATGAACATTTGCAAAAAAACATTCGCACTTATCATGCCCTTCCTGCTGGTACTACTCACTTTTCTTCCAGTAAACACTGCACTCGCTGAAGAAAAAGATCCTGTCTATGACAGCATTATGAAACGAGGAGAACTGATCGTTGGTCTATCTGCCGATTATGCACCTTATGAATTTCATGCAGATGTTGACGGAAAAGACAAAATCGTTGGTTTTGATATTTCTATCGCACAAAAAATCGCAGATGATTTAGGTGTGAAATTAAAAATCGAAGAATTGGGTTTTGATGCATTATTAGGTGCTTTGAAAACAGGAAAGATTGATTTAATCATCTCTGGTATGGCACCCACACCAGAACGTCTACAAGAAGTGAATTTTTCTCATCCATACATGACAGTTAAACAAAAAGTTATTGTTAGAAAAGATGACAAAGAGAAATTCAAGTCCACAAAAGATTTCGACGGTGTGAAAGTCGGTGTTCAAAAACAGACGACACAAGAAGAATTAGCGAAGACTGAACTTGTCGGTTCGATTCCAACTTCTTTACAAAAAGTACCAGACATCATTATGAACTTAAAAAATAAAAAAGTAGATGCAGCAGTTTTAGAAGGACCAGTTGCTGAAGCTTATGTTGATCGTGATAAAGAGTTAACGTTCGCTGATGTGACGTTTGAACAAGGAGAAAAAGATGCGGCGGTTGCCATTCCTAAAAATGCAACGATTTTAGAAAAAAAAGTCAATGCGTCCATCCAAACGATCAATGACAATAATTTGCTGGATGGTTATAAAAAAGAAGCGGGTAAACTGATGTTTACTGATGATCAAAGTTTCCTTGGTAAATATGGTAAATTTTACATCAGCGGTGCTGGATACACAATTTTCTTAGCCTTTATGGGCGTATTATTCGGTGCAATTTTAGGTGGTTTGTTAGCCTTAATGAAATTGTCTAAATCAAAAATTTTACGTGGTATTGCAATAGCTTACATCGAATATGTCCGTGGTACACCATTGTTAGTTCAGATTTTCATTGTTTACTTTGGTACAGGAGTTTTAGGTTTGGATTTATCGAAAATCGCTGCTGGTTGTATCGCTCTTTCTCTAAATAGTGGTGCTTATGTAGCTGAAATCGTTCGTGCAGGGATTAATGCTGTTAATAAAGGACAACTAGAAGCAGCACGTTCTCTTGGTATGAATCAACCGCAAGCAATGCGTTATATTATCTTACCTCAAGCAATCAAAAATATTTTACCTGCATTAGGAAATGAATTTGTAACAGTCATCAAAGAATCGTCTGTTGTTTCTGTTATCGGAGTTTCTGAACTGATTTTCCAAGCTGGGAATGTTCAAGGAGCCAGCTTTAAACCATTCTTACCTTATTTAGTGGTATCATTGATTTACTTTGTTTTAACCTTTACGATCTCTCGCCTATTAGGTGTTGCTGAAAGGAGAATGAGCACTAGTGATTAA
- a CDS encoding iron-containing alcohol dehydrogenase family protein has product MNQSLIVRGAPQEYECRVGAWNDLEEHLSRRKITRVMILHGKESWEAAQPYFPTLMNIDAYFIDYGGECTDEKTSELKKIFDQKELEGIIAVGGGKIADLGKAVANQCNTPILILPTLAATCAAYTPLSVIYKTDGSMDRYDVFPQSNALVLIEPNVILASPIELMIAGIGDTLAKWYEADAMISQLAVQPIEIQVSAFAAKKCRDVLLTDSQEALNAMREQEMNQAFLNVVETNILLGGMVGGFGDDYGRTAGAHSIHDALTILPESHQQLHGNKVAYGVLVQLVIENKWSEIEQLIPFYHSLDLPISLKEMKMYLSQEEYNRVAKRAAESHETIHYMKETITPEVVKTAMMELETAMSNK; this is encoded by the coding sequence ATGAATCAATCGCTGATTGTAAGGGGCGCACCACAAGAATATGAATGTCGAGTAGGTGCCTGGAATGATTTAGAAGAACATTTAAGTAGAAGAAAGATTACGCGTGTGATGATTTTACATGGGAAAGAGTCATGGGAAGCAGCCCAACCTTATTTTCCTACTTTAATGAATATAGATGCATATTTTATTGATTATGGTGGAGAATGTACAGATGAGAAGACGTCAGAATTGAAAAAGATCTTTGACCAAAAAGAGCTAGAGGGAATCATAGCGGTTGGCGGTGGAAAGATTGCAGATTTAGGGAAAGCAGTAGCCAATCAATGTAATACCCCTATCTTGATTTTACCAACCTTAGCTGCCACTTGTGCTGCGTATACTCCACTAAGTGTGATATATAAAACAGACGGTTCTATGGATCGTTATGATGTATTTCCACAGAGTAATGCCTTAGTTTTGATTGAGCCTAACGTTATACTGGCTTCACCGATTGAACTGATGATCGCAGGAATCGGCGATACTTTGGCTAAATGGTACGAAGCAGATGCAATGATCTCTCAATTAGCGGTACAGCCAATTGAAATTCAAGTCTCTGCATTTGCAGCAAAAAAATGTCGTGATGTTTTGCTTACAGATAGTCAAGAAGCGCTTAATGCTATGAGAGAACAAGAAATGAATCAAGCCTTTTTAAATGTAGTAGAGACGAATATCTTACTTGGCGGAATGGTGGGTGGCTTTGGTGATGATTATGGCCGCACGGCAGGAGCTCATTCTATACATGATGCGCTGACCATTTTACCTGAGAGTCATCAACAGTTACATGGTAATAAAGTTGCTTATGGTGTTTTAGTTCAGTTAGTAATTGAAAATAAATGGTCAGAAATTGAACAACTTATTCCGTTTTATCACAGTCTTGATTTACCGATTTCCTTAAAAGAGATGAAGATGTATTTGTCGCAAGAGGAGTATAACCGAGTGGCGAAACGTGCTGCAGAATCTCATGAAACCATTCATTATATGAAAGAAACGATTACGCCAGAAGTTGTCAAAACAGCCATGATGGAACTTGAAACAGCCATGAGTAACAAATAA
- the tgt gene encoding tRNA guanosine(34) transglycosylase Tgt, whose amino-acid sequence MTEPAIRYRLIKKEKHTGARLGEIITPHGTFPTPMFMPVGTLATVKTMSPEDLKEMGAGVILSNTYHLWLRPGDDLIAEAGGLHKFMNWDQPILTDSGGFQVFSLSDMRKITEEGVHFRHHLNGSKLFLSPEKAINIQNNLGSDIMMSFDECPPFDESYDYVKKSIERTSRWAERGLKAHANPDRQGLFGIIQGAGFEDLRRQSAKDLISMDFPGYSIGGLSVGEPKAEMNRVLDFTTPLIPDNKPRYLMGVGTADSLIDGVIRGIDMFDCVLPTRIARNGTCMTSKGRLVVKNAQYARDFRPLDEKCDCYTCKNYTRAYIRHLIKADETFGIRLTSYHNLYFLLNVMKQVRQAIMDDNLLEFRQAFFEEYGFNKENAKSF is encoded by the coding sequence ATGACAGAACCAGCCATTCGTTATCGTTTAATAAAGAAAGAAAAACATACAGGTGCTCGTTTAGGAGAAATAATCACGCCTCATGGTACTTTCCCAACACCAATGTTTATGCCTGTAGGAACGTTAGCGACAGTTAAAACAATGTCACCAGAAGATTTAAAAGAGATGGGGGCAGGTGTAATTTTAAGCAATACGTATCATTTATGGCTTCGCCCTGGAGATGATTTGATTGCAGAAGCAGGCGGCTTACATAAATTTATGAATTGGGATCAACCGATTTTGACCGATTCTGGCGGCTTTCAAGTATTCTCACTGAGTGATATGCGTAAAATCACCGAAGAAGGCGTTCATTTTAGACATCATTTAAATGGATCTAAATTATTCCTTTCACCAGAAAAAGCGATCAACATTCAAAATAATCTAGGCTCTGACATCATGATGAGCTTTGATGAATGTCCACCATTTGATGAAAGCTATGATTATGTGAAAAAATCGATTGAACGTACCTCTCGATGGGCTGAACGCGGCTTGAAAGCTCATGCTAATCCAGACCGTCAAGGTCTATTTGGCATCATTCAAGGTGCAGGCTTTGAAGATTTACGTCGTCAAAGTGCGAAAGATTTGATCAGCATGGACTTTCCAGGGTATTCTATTGGTGGTTTATCTGTTGGTGAGCCAAAAGCTGAAATGAACCGTGTGTTAGATTTTACAACGCCTTTGATTCCTGATAACAAACCAAGATACCTAATGGGCGTAGGAACAGCAGATTCACTGATTGATGGTGTGATTCGTGGTATTGATATGTTTGACTGTGTATTGCCGACTAGAATTGCCAGAAATGGGACTTGTATGACTTCTAAAGGTCGTTTAGTGGTGAAGAATGCGCAATACGCAAGAGATTTCCGTCCGTTGGATGAGAAATGTGATTGCTATACATGTAAGAACTACACACGTGCCTATATCCGTCATTTGATTAAAGCAGATGAAACCTTCGGGATTCGTTTAACGTCTTACCACAATTTATACTTCCTATTGAACGTGATGAAACAAGTCCGTCAAGCGATTATGGATGATAATTTATTGGAATTTAGACAAGCCTTTTTTGAAGAATATGGCTTTAACAAAGAGAATGCGAAAAGTTTCTAA
- the yajC gene encoding preprotein translocase subunit YajC, with the protein MGGGISFILPLILLAGMMFFMTRSQKKQQNERQTLLDAMKVGDEVVTIGGLHGVISEIDNEKRTVLIDCEGIILEFDRAAIKTVKPGTVVANDSDVTVVETKEESVVEEPAATETSENDETKE; encoded by the coding sequence ATGGGCGGAGGAATTTCGTTTATTTTACCATTAATTCTTTTAGCAGGAATGATGTTTTTTATGACTCGTTCACAAAAGAAACAGCAAAATGAACGTCAAACACTTTTAGATGCAATGAAAGTGGGCGATGAAGTTGTTACAATCGGCGGATTACACGGTGTAATTTCTGAAATTGACAATGAAAAGAGAACGGTACTGATCGACTGTGAAGGAATTATCCTTGAATTTGATCGCGCGGCGATTAAAACAGTAAAACCAGGTACTGTGGTTGCAAATGACAGCGACGTAACAGTTGTTGAAACGAAAGAAGAATCAGTTGTAGAAGAACCAGCTGCAACAGAGACTTCTGAAAATGACGAAACGAAAGAGTAA
- a CDS encoding post-transcriptional regulator gives MHRLFFRKKERTIEKLSWHQKFLLKKELKAKCQSFQQLGYSSVNENELMNYLVSYRWKKKSPSSIKACKEDILHIEPNEFFDYQQLIAQTSSLTIKDWHDLTDLF, from the coding sequence ATACATAGATTATTTTTTAGAAAGAAGGAGAGAACCATCGAAAAGCTATCCTGGCATCAAAAGTTCTTACTAAAAAAAGAATTAAAAGCCAAATGCCAATCTTTTCAGCAACTAGGTTATTCATCCGTTAATGAAAACGAATTGATGAACTATCTTGTTTCCTACCGTTGGAAAAAGAAATCTCCATCCTCCATCAAAGCTTGTAAAGAGGATATTTTACATATTGAACCAAACGAATTTTTTGATTACCAACAATTGATTGCGCAAACAAGTAGTTTAACAATTAAAGATTGGCATGATTTAACGGATTTATTCTAA